The following coding sequences lie in one Clostridiisalibacter paucivorans DSM 22131 genomic window:
- a CDS encoding DUF1385 domain-containing protein — protein MKKIKTVNRKPKHMTSIGGQALIEGVMMKGPKDISIAVRKPDGKIELKNEKVSSLSDKYRFLKLPFIRGTVALIEAMVIGTRSLMYSAQFYEEEDAQPGKVDKFLEKVFKDKADDIAIYLSVFISIILAVGLFILGPSFLTNFLKNKIETPLVLNLVEGLVRLTIFLIYIYAVSKMEDIKRVFEYHGAEHKSIHCYENEEELIVKNAKKYTTLHPRCGTSFLFMVMMVSIIVFSFFGWPNPLMRFVSRIVMLPVIAGISYEINKRIGRSNSLVARIVSYPGLMLQKITTNEPDDSQLEVALAALKSVLVDDREADLW, from the coding sequence GTGAAAAAGATAAAAACAGTAAATAGAAAACCTAAACATATGACCAGCATAGGAGGCCAGGCATTAATTGAAGGAGTTATGATGAAAGGCCCTAAAGACATATCTATTGCAGTTAGAAAGCCTGATGGGAAGATAGAATTAAAGAATGAAAAAGTGAGTTCACTATCTGATAAATATAGATTCTTGAAACTGCCATTTATTAGAGGTACAGTTGCATTAATAGAAGCTATGGTTATAGGAACAAGGTCTTTAATGTATTCTGCTCAGTTTTATGAAGAGGAGGATGCCCAACCAGGAAAAGTAGATAAATTTTTAGAAAAGGTATTTAAGGATAAGGCAGATGATATTGCCATATATCTATCTGTATTTATTTCCATAATCTTAGCAGTAGGATTATTTATATTAGGACCTTCATTTTTGACTAATTTTTTAAAGAATAAAATAGAAACACCATTAGTTCTCAATTTAGTGGAGGGACTAGTAAGATTAACTATATTTCTCATATATATATACGCTGTGTCTAAAATGGAAGATATAAAGAGGGTATTTGAATATCATGGCGCAGAACATAAATCTATACATTGTTATGAAAATGAGGAAGAGCTAATTGTAAAAAATGCTAAAAAATATACTACATTACATCCTAGATGTGGAACTAGTTTTTTGTTCATGGTTATGATGGTTAGTATAATAGTATTTTCTTTCTTTGGATGGCCAAATCCTTTGATGAGATTTGTATCAAGAATAGTTATGTTGCCTGTAATAGCTGGAATATCCTACGAAATAAATAAGAGGATAGGAAGGAGTAATAGTTTAGTAGCTAGAATAGTTTCTTATCCTGGACTTATGCTACAAAAGATAACTACCAATGAGCCAGATGATTCTCAGCTGGAGGTAGCTCTTGCTGCATTGAAGTCAGTATTAGTAGATGATAGGGAGGCAGATTTATGGTAG
- a CDS encoding chromate transporter — protein sequence MVLVKLFTTFFKIGIFSFGGGYAMLPFIQQEVIKNHHWLTSKEFIDVLAISQITPGPIAINSATFIGYRVAQVPGAIAATLAVVLPSFIIILTIISFIEKFKDTPAMKSVFSFLRPVVIGLIASAALLVAKDTFVDIKGPVIGLVIFFLLTWKKVNPILGIVFSGILGVILY from the coding sequence ATGGTTTTAGTGAAATTGTTTACAACTTTTTTTAAAATAGGGATATTTAGTTTTGGTGGAGGGTATGCCATGTTACCCTTTATTCAACAGGAAGTAATAAAAAATCATCATTGGCTTACTAGTAAGGAGTTTATAGATGTATTGGCCATATCCCAAATAACTCCAGGGCCTATAGCTATAAATAGTGCCACATTTATTGGATATAGAGTGGCTCAGGTACCTGGGGCTATTGCGGCTACACTGGCAGTAGTGCTACCCTCTTTTATTATCATTTTAACTATAATTTCATTTATAGAGAAATTTAAAGATACACCTGCTATGAAATCTGTTTTTTCTTTTTTAAGACCTGTAGTCATAGGTCTTATAGCATCTGCTGCATTATTAGTGGCTAAGGATACCTTTGTAGATATAAAGGGACCTGTAATAGGGTTAGTTATATTTTTTTTATTGACATGGAAAAAGGTTAACCCCATATTGGGAATAGTTTTTTCTGGGATTTTGGGGGTAATACTGTATTGA
- a CDS encoding chromate transporter: MTMLLFRLFITFFKIGAFTLGGGYAMLPIIQDEVVDKKGWLTDEEFLDAIAVAQSSPGAIAVNTSIYIGYKINGIKGAIFSTLGTVIPSFTIIIIVVTFLYQYRDNAVVDRAFKGIRPAVVALILSSVYKLAKSANLKGKKIIISLGALFMIMIFNISPVWIILASILIGMKVEL, from the coding sequence ATGACTATGCTTTTATTTAGACTATTTATCACATTTTTTAAAATTGGAGCATTTACCTTAGGTGGAGGGTATGCGATGTTGCCCATTATACAAGATGAAGTAGTGGATAAAAAGGGGTGGCTTACTGATGAAGAGTTTTTAGATGCCATAGCAGTAGCTCAATCTTCCCCTGGTGCTATAGCAGTAAATACTTCCATATATATTGGATATAAAATAAATGGAATAAAGGGTGCTATATTTTCCACATTGGGAACGGTGATTCCATCTTTTACAATAATAATTATAGTGGTTACATTTTTATATCAATATAGAGACAATGCTGTAGTGGATAGGGCATTTAAGGGCATAAGACCAGCAGTGGTAGCCCTGATTCTTTCTTCTGTATATAAGCTAGCTAAATCGGCAAATCTAAAGGGAAAGAAAATAATAATATCTTTAGGGGCATTGTTTATGATAATGATATTTAATATAAGTCCTGTTTGGATAATATTGGCCAGTATATTAATTGGTATGAAGGTTGAATTATAG
- the prmC gene encoding peptide chain release factor N(5)-glutamine methyltransferase, which translates to MVEGNTVANTLKKILDELEEGDLNNPFLDAQLLMTYVLNVDKTYLFVHRDQILEQETVDKLMDLVKKRKKGYPLQYIIGKQEFMGLDFYVEPGVLVPRPDTEILVESIIDRVKAMGHTGNKINIVDIGTGSGAIALSLAYYIKGAYIYAIDISDKALNIANKNCKDIGLEDRVVFLKGNLINPLEKFHLDDRINIIVSNPPYIKSNEIAQLQTEVSTYEPKLALDGGDDGLDYYREIIPIAKRYLINRGILAFEIGYDQGDSVSELMKSEGYVEIDIIKDLAGMDRVVIGKIQKEN; encoded by the coding sequence ATGGTAGAGGGAAATACTGTTGCCAATACTTTGAAAAAAATATTAGATGAACTTGAAGAAGGGGATTTAAACAATCCCTTTCTTGATGCTCAATTACTGATGACATATGTGCTTAATGTGGATAAGACCTATCTATTTGTTCACAGAGATCAAATATTGGAACAAGAAACTGTGGATAAATTAATGGATTTAGTCAAAAAGAGAAAAAAAGGGTATCCATTACAATACATAATAGGAAAACAAGAATTTATGGGATTAGATTTTTATGTGGAACCGGGAGTATTAGTTCCGAGGCCAGATACTGAGATATTGGTAGAGAGTATTATTGATAGAGTTAAGGCTATGGGTCATACAGGTAATAAGATTAATATAGTGGATATAGGAACAGGAAGCGGTGCTATTGCATTGAGTCTTGCCTATTATATAAAAGGAGCATATATCTATGCCATAGATATAAGTGATAAGGCACTTAACATTGCAAATAAAAATTGCAAAGACATAGGATTGGAAGACAGAGTTGTTTTTTTAAAGGGTAATTTAATAAATCCCTTAGAAAAATTCCACTTAGATGATAGAATTAATATAATAGTATCTAATCCACCCTATATAAAGTCCAATGAGATAGCCCAGTTACAGACTGAAGTATCTACCTATGAGCCTAAATTGGCATTAGACGGTGGAGATGACGGTCTAGACTATTATAGAGAGATTATACCTATAGCTAAAAGATATTTAATAAATAGAGGAATCCTTGCATTTGAGATAGGGTATGATCAAGGGGATTCAGTATCGGAACTAATGAAGTCAGAAGGATATGTGGAAATCGATATAATTAAGGATTTAGCAGGTATGGATAGGGTTGTTATAGGTAAGATTCAAAAGGAGAATTGA